A window of Macrotis lagotis isolate mMagLag1 chromosome X, bilby.v1.9.chrom.fasta, whole genome shotgun sequence contains these coding sequences:
- the CHCHD7 gene encoding coiled-coil-helix-coiled-coil-helix domain-containing protein 7, with protein MPVVTKRLRDPDVNPCLSESDASTRCMDENNYDREMCTTCFLKYRNCRKFWNAIMVERRRTGVKPHMPTAAEREKILGAMGKMPY; from the exons ATGCCTGTTGTTACGAAGAGACTTAGAGATCCTGATGTAAATCCTTGTTTGTCG GAATCAGATGCTTCTACCAGatgtatggatgaaaataattatgaCAGGGAAATGTGTACCACTTGCTTCTTGAAGTACAGAAATTGCAGGAAATTTTGG AATGCCATTATGGTAGAAAGACGACGAACTGGAGTTAAACCACATATGCCCACTGctgcagaaagagaaaaaatcttGGGAGCAATGGGAAAGATGCCCTATTAA